A window from Glaciimonas sp. PCH181 encodes these proteins:
- the gntK gene encoding gluconokinase: MLGVDIGTTSTKAVLFTIAGQVVAQHAVEYPLISTIADMAEQDPAQIYAAVLSSIENAVQQAQARPEQVVLVSFSAAMHSLIAMDENDRPLTNSITWADNRAGEWANKIRSEMDGHAIYLRTGTPIHPMSPLCKLMWLRHDHPDIFSRSARFVGIKEYVFHRMFGQWLVDHSIASATGMFNLRELNWDSGALALVGVTEAQLSALVPTTYQVSDMAPALAQQLGLLTTTPFVIGANDGVLSNLGVNAIAPGQVAVTIGTSGAMRTVVAEPVTDPAGRTFCYALTENHWVVGGPINNGGSILRWVRDELATAESAQARQDGQDPYEALMAIAGQVGAGANGLLFHPYLAGERAPLWNADARGSFFGLALHHGKPQMIRAALEGVIFSLYSILPAVEELIGPTRRMMATGGFARSALWRQMMADIFDREVVVPESVESSCLGAAVLGLYALGRIASLDAIAAMVGSTHQHQPNAENVAIYQQLWPIYAAIPKQLEQQYRELAAFQRQ, encoded by the coding sequence ATGCTGGGCGTGGATATTGGGACTACTAGCACCAAGGCGGTATTGTTCACGATTGCCGGGCAAGTTGTCGCGCAACATGCGGTTGAATATCCATTGATCAGTACGATAGCGGATATGGCCGAGCAAGATCCTGCCCAGATTTATGCTGCCGTTTTGAGCAGCATTGAAAACGCTGTTCAGCAAGCGCAAGCGCGTCCAGAGCAAGTTGTTTTGGTATCTTTTAGCGCCGCCATGCATAGCTTGATTGCGATGGATGAAAACGATCGGCCACTGACAAATAGCATTACATGGGCCGATAATCGCGCTGGCGAGTGGGCAAATAAAATTCGCAGCGAGATGGATGGACATGCCATTTATTTACGCACTGGCACACCAATTCATCCGATGTCGCCGTTATGTAAATTAATGTGGTTACGTCACGATCATCCCGACATTTTCTCGCGCAGCGCCCGGTTTGTGGGCATCAAAGAATACGTATTTCACCGCATGTTCGGACAGTGGCTGGTGGATCATTCGATTGCTTCCGCCACCGGCATGTTCAATCTGCGCGAACTGAACTGGGATAGTGGCGCACTGGCGCTGGTTGGTGTTACCGAAGCGCAATTATCAGCCTTGGTGCCAACTACCTATCAGGTCAGCGACATGGCACCAGCGTTAGCGCAGCAGTTGGGCTTGTTGACGACGACGCCATTTGTTATCGGTGCGAATGATGGCGTCTTGTCCAACTTGGGTGTTAACGCGATTGCGCCGGGTCAGGTCGCGGTCACGATCGGCACCTCCGGCGCGATGCGCACCGTCGTGGCCGAGCCGGTTACCGATCCGGCAGGGCGCACGTTTTGTTACGCGCTGACTGAAAATCATTGGGTCGTGGGTGGGCCGATTAACAACGGCGGCAGTATCTTGCGGTGGGTACGCGACGAACTGGCGACGGCAGAGTCAGCACAGGCAAGGCAGGACGGTCAGGATCCTTATGAGGCATTAATGGCGATTGCCGGGCAGGTCGGCGCCGGTGCCAACGGCTTGCTGTTTCATCCCTATCTGGCGGGAGAACGCGCACCGTTATGGAACGCCGACGCGCGCGGTTCGTTCTTTGGACTGGCGCTGCATCATGGTAAACCGCAAATGATAAGGGCGGCGTTGGAGGGCGTGATTTTTAGTTTGTACAGCATCTTGCCAGCGGTCGAAGAGTTGATCGGCCCGACCCGGCGCATGATGGCGACTGGCGGCTTTGCCCGTTCCGCGCTGTGGCGGCAAATGATGGCGGATATTTTTGATCGAGAAGTGGTGGTGCCGGAAAGCGTTGAATCGTCCTGCCTTGGCGCGGCGGTATTGGGCTTGTACGCGTTAGGGAGGATAGCATCGCTGGATGCCATCGCAGCAATGGTTGGCTCGACCCATCAGCATCAACCAAATGCGGAAAACGTGGCGATCTATCAACAGTTATGGCCTATTTATGCGGCGATTCCAAAGCAATTAGAGCAGCAATATCGGGAGTTGGCAGCGTTTCAGCGGCAATAA
- a CDS encoding DUF2798 domain-containing protein produces the protein MKAAIQILLLNCVCWLAAINREVGMHQYLYSDQPQQSAAMHRRKLLPRSRSLASMLPSFVLSGVVTCLMTALMCFMWLTPEGHFLRTWMESWLTLWPIAFPVMYLLSTPLRKLAAHISP, from the coding sequence ATGAAGGCAGCCATCCAAATCTTGCTGCTGAATTGCGTTTGTTGGCTGGCAGCAATTAATCGCGAGGTTGGCATGCACCAATATCTGTATTCGGATCAGCCGCAACAGTCTGCCGCGATGCACAGACGCAAGCTGTTGCCGCGCTCACGCAGTCTGGCGTCGATGTTGCCTTCTTTTGTATTGTCCGGTGTTGTCACCTGTTTGATGACGGCGTTGATGTGCTTTATGTGGCTGACGCCTGAAGGGCATTTTCTCAGGACATGGATGGAAAGCTGGCTGACACTCTGGCCGATTGCTTTCCCCGTCATGTATTTATTGAGTACGCCGTTACGCAAATTGGCCGCGCATATCTCACCTTAA
- the putA gene encoding trifunctional transcriptional regulator/proline dehydrogenase/L-glutamate gamma-semialdehyde dehydrogenase, with product MPTHATPTSPLSTLPFTAFHAEVTRNPSPLRAAITAAYRRDESLAVQWLLGQVEDTPQAHAASQQLARKLVQSVREKRTRASGVDALMHEFSLSSEEGVALMCLAEALLRIPDYQTADRLIADKISKGDWRRHLGESPSMFVNAATWGLLITGKLVSTNSERGLGSALTKLISKGGEPLIRKGVDVAMRMLGNQFVTGQTIDEALKNSRENEKRGYRYSYDMLGEAALTEEDAQAYYQSYETAIHAIGKASAGRGIKDGPGISVKLSALHPRYSRAQQQRTLSELLPRLKQLLLLAKQYDIGLNIDAEEADRLELSLDLMEALAFDPDLAGFQGLGYVVQGYQKRCPFVIDYLADLARRSGQKFMVRLVKGAYWDAEIKRAQVDGMPGYPVYTRKIYTDVSYLACAQKLLAATDVIYPQFATHNAHTLATIYSWAQEKGITDYEFQCLHGMGETLYDQVVGKDNLDKPCRIYAPVGSHQTLLAYLVRRLLENGANSSFVNQIVDENVSIDMLIADPLDAARKLGGEPHANIALPRALYGAERKNSAGLDLSNEEVLREIDVAFQQFGGRKWQAMPLLAEKSHSGEGEALQILNPADHRDVVGTVIEANADDVEQALQAATSYAIDWQTTATADRAEMLMRAADLFEENQLELIALAIREAGKSFPNGIAEVREAVDFLRYYAAQISRAQNALALGPVVCISPWNFPLAIFVGEISASLAAGNVVLAKPAEQTPLIATRAVQLLHQAGIPAAALQLLPGRGDTVGAALTADARVKGVIFTGSTEVAQLINRTLAQRAIKEKIDLPFIAETGGQNVLIMDSSALPEQVVVDVLSSAFDSAGQRCSALRVLCLQNDIATRTIHMLKGAMQELRIGNPDRLVTDIGPVIDAEAQTQLLAHIEKMKATAKDFFQLSLSAEEDHGTFVPPTLIEIGSLDELQREVFGPVLHVLRYTREQLPQLIAAINASGYGLTLGVHSRIDETIDFISRSAHVGNIYVNRNIVGAVVGVQPFGGEGKSGTGPKAGGPLYLKRLQRHPTVNLGAHTIHETTATVRKGTSTLQALLAWAKTHGHERIAALGQEYIHDSWLGTSMILPGPTGERNTLSFAPRGAVLCSAQSVAVMLNQLAAVLATGNTPVIEASASAFIPNGLPKPVREAIVTINNVVNSSDAEGISLNLALVDNAELARLHPLLAARDGALVPVLETSEFAPIPLWRLVAERALCVNTTAAGGNASLMTLEA from the coding sequence ATGCCGACGCACGCAACGCCGACTTCCCCTCTGAGCACGCTTCCATTCACCGCATTTCACGCAGAAGTGACGCGCAACCCGTCGCCATTGCGCGCAGCCATTACTGCCGCCTATCGCCGCGATGAATCGCTGGCTGTGCAATGGTTGCTGGGGCAGGTGGAAGATACGCCGCAAGCACACGCTGCCAGCCAGCAATTGGCACGTAAGTTGGTGCAATCAGTACGCGAAAAACGTACCCGCGCCTCTGGCGTCGATGCGCTGATGCATGAATTCTCGCTTTCATCGGAAGAGGGCGTGGCGCTGATGTGTCTGGCCGAGGCATTGTTGCGGATTCCCGATTATCAGACGGCGGATCGATTGATCGCTGACAAAATCAGTAAAGGCGACTGGCGTCGTCATCTGGGCGAATCGCCATCGATGTTCGTCAATGCGGCAACTTGGGGATTATTGATCACCGGCAAACTGGTGAGTACGAATAGCGAGCGCGGTTTGGGTTCGGCGCTGACTAAACTGATCAGCAAGGGCGGCGAGCCATTGATCCGCAAAGGCGTGGATGTCGCGATGCGTATGCTGGGAAATCAATTCGTCACCGGACAAACCATCGACGAGGCACTTAAAAATAGTCGTGAAAATGAGAAACGCGGTTATCGCTACTCTTACGACATGCTGGGCGAAGCGGCGCTGACCGAAGAAGATGCGCAGGCGTATTACCAGTCGTATGAAACCGCAATTCACGCCATCGGCAAAGCCTCGGCAGGGCGCGGCATTAAAGACGGTCCGGGCATTTCAGTCAAATTATCGGCGCTGCATCCGCGCTATTCACGCGCTCAACAACAACGCACGCTGAGCGAATTATTGCCGCGTTTAAAACAGCTGTTATTACTGGCTAAACAGTACGATATCGGCCTGAATATCGATGCGGAAGAAGCCGATCGGCTGGAACTGTCGCTCGATCTGATGGAAGCGCTGGCATTTGATCCTGATCTGGCCGGTTTTCAGGGGCTCGGCTACGTTGTCCAGGGCTATCAAAAGCGCTGTCCTTTCGTGATTGATTATCTGGCCGATCTGGCGCGTCGCAGCGGTCAAAAATTTATGGTCCGGTTGGTGAAGGGTGCGTATTGGGATGCTGAAATCAAACGTGCGCAAGTCGATGGCATGCCCGGTTATCCGGTATATACCCGCAAGATTTACACTGATGTTTCTTACCTTGCCTGTGCGCAAAAATTGCTGGCGGCAACCGATGTCATTTATCCGCAATTTGCGACGCATAACGCGCATACTTTGGCGACTATTTATAGTTGGGCGCAAGAAAAAGGCATCACCGATTATGAGTTTCAATGTCTGCACGGCATGGGCGAAACACTCTACGATCAAGTAGTCGGAAAAGATAATTTGGATAAGCCGTGCCGGATTTATGCACCAGTCGGCTCACATCAAACTTTGCTGGCTTATCTGGTACGACGACTGTTAGAAAACGGCGCGAATTCATCCTTCGTAAATCAAATCGTCGATGAAAATGTTTCCATCGATATGCTAATTGCAGATCCGCTTGATGCTGCACGCAAACTTGGTGGTGAACCTCACGCGAATATCGCTTTGCCGCGCGCGCTGTATGGTGCCGAGCGCAAAAATTCTGCAGGTCTGGATCTCAGCAACGAAGAAGTATTACGCGAAATCGATGTGGCATTTCAGCAGTTTGGCGGACGCAAATGGCAAGCCATGCCTTTGCTTGCAGAAAAGTCCCATAGCGGGGAGGGTGAAGCACTGCAAATTCTGAATCCTGCCGATCATCGCGATGTCGTTGGTACCGTTATTGAAGCTAATGCGGATGACGTGGAACAGGCTTTGCAAGCCGCAACTTCGTATGCAATCGACTGGCAGACCACCGCCACAGCCGACCGCGCCGAAATGCTGATGCGCGCTGCCGATTTGTTCGAAGAAAATCAATTAGAACTCATCGCGCTGGCGATCCGCGAAGCCGGAAAATCGTTCCCTAATGGCATTGCTGAAGTACGTGAAGCGGTCGACTTTTTACGTTACTACGCCGCGCAAATTTCTCGCGCACAAAATGCATTGGCGCTGGGACCAGTGGTCTGCATCAGCCCATGGAATTTTCCGCTGGCAATTTTTGTCGGCGAGATTAGCGCCTCGCTTGCAGCAGGTAACGTCGTACTTGCTAAACCTGCTGAACAAACACCGTTGATTGCCACGCGTGCGGTGCAGTTGCTGCATCAGGCTGGCATTCCCGCTGCGGCGCTGCAATTGCTGCCGGGTCGCGGTGATACTGTCGGCGCGGCGCTGACAGCGGATGCACGGGTAAAAGGCGTGATCTTTACCGGTTCCACCGAAGTAGCCCAGCTGATCAATCGTACGCTGGCGCAACGCGCAATCAAAGAAAAAATCGATCTGCCATTTATTGCCGAAACCGGCGGTCAAAATGTATTGATTATGGATTCCAGCGCGCTGCCGGAACAAGTCGTGGTGGATGTGCTGAGTTCGGCCTTCGATAGTGCTGGTCAGCGTTGTTCTGCACTGCGCGTGTTATGTCTGCAAAACGATATCGCGACTCGCACTATTCACATGTTAAAAGGCGCGATGCAGGAATTGCGCATCGGCAATCCCGATCGGTTAGTCACCGATATCGGTCCGGTCATTGATGCCGAAGCGCAGACACAATTACTGGCGCATATCGAGAAAATGAAAGCCACGGCAAAAGACTTTTTCCAGCTATCACTTTCTGCTGAAGAAGATCACGGTACGTTTGTGCCGCCGACGCTGATTGAAATCGGCTCGCTAGATGAATTGCAGCGCGAAGTATTTGGTCCGGTGTTGCATGTGTTGCGTTATACGCGTGAACAATTGCCGCAACTGATCGCTGCGATTAACGCCAGCGGTTATGGCTTAACGCTAGGCGTGCATTCGCGTATCGACGAGACGATCGATTTCATTTCACGCAGTGCGCATGTCGGCAACATCTATGTCAATCGGAATATCGTCGGCGCAGTAGTTGGCGTGCAGCCATTCGGTGGCGAAGGCAAATCCGGCACTGGCCCTAAAGCTGGTGGTCCGCTTTATCTAAAACGTTTGCAACGTCATCCAACGGTGAATCTGGGCGCACACACCATCCATGAGACCACCGCCACGGTCAGAAAAGGCACGTCGACATTGCAAGCATTATTGGCATGGGCCAAAACCCACGGCCATGAACGTATCGCAGCGCTGGGTCAGGAATATATTCACGATAGCTGGCTCGGTACCTCGATGATCTTGCCCGGCCCTACCGGAGAGCGCAATACCTTGTCATTTGCGCCCCGCGGCGCAGTGTTATGCAGCGCGCAAAGCGTTGCCGTGATGTTGAATCAGCTCGCGGCTGTCCTTGCCACGGGCAATACGCCGGTGATTGAAGCATCTGCATCGGCATTCATCCCAAATGGCTTGCCTAAACCCGTTCGCGAGGCGATTGTAACTATTAACAACGTCGTCAATAGCAGCGATGCGGAGGGGATTTCACTCAATCTGGCGTTAGTCGATAACGCCGAGCTGGCGCGTTTGCATCCTTTACTGGCGGCGCGCGATGGGGCGTTGGTGCCGGTGCTGGAAACCTCTGAATTCGCACCGATTCCGCTTTGGCGACTCGTCGCTGAACGTGCTTTATGCGTGAACACCACTGCCGCTGGTGGTAACGCTAGTTTGATGACATTGGAAGCGTAA
- a CDS encoding LacI family DNA-binding transcriptional regulator, translated as MSAKKTPQKIKYSPPSDTQKVVRRGRGTGRVTITDVARAANVSPMTVSRALTSPALVQQKSRDKITAVIQKLGYVPNQAASTLASAKSRVIGVIVPSLTNAVFIDTLSGIRDCLSQAGYHFLIGESSYSPDKERELIATYMAHAPDGFLLTGIEQQESLRMQLASNNIPAVRMYDLSKNSNDLTVGFSQVKAGYSVARHFIERGYKRPAFIAAQLDPRAMKRREGFRKGLVEAGLDPSAEVLLPVPSTIELGAQLLAKILEQTPDCDAVFCCNDDLALGVLFECQRRGIAVPTQMAIAGFNDLPWAAQSNPAITTIVTPRYDIGYIAAELLLKTLKGQPIEKSRIDLGFELAIRAST; from the coding sequence ATGAGCGCAAAAAAAACGCCACAAAAGATCAAATATTCGCCCCCATCTGACACACAAAAAGTCGTGCGTCGTGGTCGAGGCACTGGCAGAGTCACTATTACCGATGTCGCCAGGGCGGCAAACGTCAGCCCGATGACGGTATCGCGCGCGCTCACCTCCCCTGCCCTGGTACAACAAAAATCACGCGACAAAATTACCGCCGTTATCCAAAAACTCGGTTATGTGCCAAATCAGGCAGCAAGCACGCTGGCATCCGCGAAATCGCGGGTAATCGGCGTAATTGTCCCGTCGCTGACCAACGCCGTTTTTATCGATACGCTGAGCGGCATCCGTGATTGCCTGAGTCAGGCCGGTTATCATTTTTTGATAGGCGAAAGTAGTTATTCCCCGGACAAAGAAAGAGAGTTGATCGCCACCTATATGGCGCATGCGCCGGATGGATTTTTGCTGACAGGTATTGAGCAGCAAGAGTCGCTGCGGATGCAATTAGCGAGCAATAATATTCCTGCCGTGCGGATGTACGATTTGAGTAAAAACAGCAACGATCTGACGGTCGGTTTTTCGCAAGTCAAGGCTGGCTATAGCGTGGCCCGACACTTTATCGAACGCGGCTACAAGCGCCCTGCTTTTATCGCGGCCCAGCTTGATCCGCGCGCGATGAAACGGCGCGAAGGATTTCGCAAAGGATTGGTTGAAGCTGGCCTTGATCCTAGCGCTGAAGTGTTATTGCCAGTGCCATCGACGATAGAACTCGGCGCGCAATTGCTGGCCAAAATCCTCGAACAAACACCGGATTGCGACGCCGTATTTTGCTGTAATGATGATTTGGCACTGGGAGTGCTGTTTGAATGTCAGCGGCGCGGTATTGCTGTGCCAACGCAGATGGCAATCGCTGGTTTTAACGATTTGCCGTGGGCGGCGCAGTCGAATCCTGCCATCACGACGATCGTGACGCCACGCTACGATATTGGCTATATCGCCGCTGAACTCCTGCTGAAAACGCTGAAAGGTCAGCCGATAGAAAAATCACGTATCGATTTAGGATTTGAGCTGGCGATACGGGCAAGTACTTAA
- a CDS encoding Lrp/AsnC ligand binding domain-containing protein, translating to MLDKISKRILSELQNDGRISNVDLSARVNLSPAACLERVRKLQDAGYIMHYTAQLNPQLLDVALLVFIEVVLDRTTPEVFDAFSKSVQVIPEVLECHMVAGGFDYLVKARVKDMNAYREFLGKSLLQLKGVRETHTYAVMEEVKHTTRLPIR from the coding sequence ATGCTCGACAAAATCAGTAAAAGAATTCTTTCCGAGTTGCAAAATGACGGGCGCATCAGCAATGTCGATCTATCCGCACGGGTAAATCTGTCGCCTGCCGCTTGCCTGGAACGGGTCCGCAAATTACAGGATGCGGGCTATATCATGCATTACACGGCGCAACTCAACCCGCAACTGCTGGATGTGGCGCTGCTGGTGTTTATTGAAGTAGTGCTGGATCGCACCACGCCGGAAGTGTTTGATGCCTTTAGCAAGAGCGTACAGGTCATCCCGGAAGTGCTGGAATGCCATATGGTGGCAGGGGGCTTTGATTATCTGGTGAAGGCGCGTGTGAAAGACATGAACGCGTACCGTGAATTTTTGGGCAAATCGTTGTTGCAATTGAAGGGTGTGCGTGAGACCCATACTTACGCGGTGATGGAAGAGGTGAAGCACACCACGCGGCTGCCTATTCGGTAG
- a CDS encoding LysR family transcriptional regulator, translated as MSFLTLDLNLLRVFDAIMTEQNLTRAASRLAMTQPAVSNALKRLRYSLNDELLIRTAHGVKPTQYAEELWPSVRRALTDLETAITPETFDVSRAHTTFQMAMADATAVLWLPSLVRTIEREAPQLNIRMVPLTTRDPRQMLLRGDVDLAVGFFPGVTAQLAGSQTTSASPVHHERLYTGHYVCVMRKDHPLANAPLTLDSYCEAHHLLVSFSGRAHGLIEEILVGMNRKRRILLTVNQFFTAGQVVASSDLITVLPRHLIGATGMTDVLVARELPFATPAVDVDMLWHERDVRNPAHKWLRAHLAATAHAKFTIDVA; from the coding sequence ATGAGTTTTCTGACGCTTGATTTGAATTTACTGCGCGTATTCGACGCAATAATGACCGAGCAAAATCTCACGCGAGCCGCCAGTCGCCTGGCGATGACCCAGCCGGCGGTCTCCAACGCGTTAAAGCGCTTGCGCTATTCGCTCAATGATGAATTGCTGATACGCACCGCGCACGGGGTCAAGCCGACGCAATACGCGGAGGAATTATGGCCGTCGGTACGCCGTGCGCTGACCGATCTGGAAACCGCGATTACGCCGGAAACGTTCGACGTTTCGCGCGCCCACACCACGTTTCAGATGGCAATGGCCGACGCCACTGCGGTACTCTGGCTGCCGTCGTTAGTACGCACCATTGAGCGCGAAGCGCCGCAATTGAATATCCGCATGGTGCCGTTAACCACGCGTGATCCACGGCAAATGTTGCTGCGCGGCGATGTTGATTTAGCAGTGGGATTTTTCCCCGGAGTGACCGCGCAATTAGCAGGCAGTCAGACTACCTCGGCTTCGCCCGTCCATCATGAGCGCTTATACACCGGGCATTATGTCTGCGTGATGCGCAAAGACCATCCGCTAGCAAACGCCCCGCTGACGCTCGATAGCTATTGCGAGGCGCACCATTTACTGGTCAGCTTTTCCGGTCGTGCGCATGGTTTGATCGAAGAAATTTTGGTTGGCATGAATCGTAAACGGCGCATCTTGCTGACGGTGAATCAGTTCTTTACCGCCGGACAAGTTGTCGCCAGTTCCGACTTGATTACCGTATTGCCACGCCATTTAATTGGTGCCACCGGTATGACTGACGTTTTAGTCGCACGCGAGTTGCCGTTTGCGACGCCTGCCGTTGACGTGGATATGCTGTGGCACGAGCGCGACGTGCGTAATCCTGCGCATAAATGGCTGCGTGCGCATCTGGCAGCGACTGCACATGCCAAATTTACGATAGACGTTGCATAA
- a CDS encoding AsmA family protein, with protein MTTTRFRGFKILGWCAAILLVILAICIVVMLTFDWNRARPWLNQRVSEAAGRPFAIRGDLSLHWLRPQEEQGWHAWIPWPQLTAKDIVLDNTDWAKTGQHMIEVAQVTFSLRLLPLLEKKIVLPELQLDTPLVMLERAADGKNNWTFPPSAPSKWEVDLQKLVLAKGTVRLLDPLQKIDIKANIDTLPITSKEGYGIGWNVAGNFNKAPMTGSGKAGAVLSLQNSSTPYPLQASVRVGKTAIDIQGNLTKPSDLAALDLRLKVSGASMDALYPLTGIVLPATPPFSTEGRLIGKLQGANSSWTYEKFSGHVGESDLGGTLTYIAKKPRPLLQGNLVSNQLRLQDLGPLIGADSNASKANRGATKMQPANKVLPTEEFNTERWGSIDADVNFVGHKIIRSEELPIQNLKADIHLNNSLLSLTPLNFGVAGGNLVSTIKLDGSNKTIKADIALSARHLKIKQLFPKLESTRASLGEINGDAALSGTGNSVASLLATSNGELKTLINQGTMSKFILEAAGLNIGNVVLSKLFGDKQVKLNCLASDFSITHGLMQTRTFLLDTDDAIIDISGQINLANETLALNIRPKSKGLRIISLRSPLYIAGTFKNPDVGVDKGVLALKAGGAIALGILAPVAALVPLINLGSEQQTDCASLLGTVKLKPSAPKLTSTPPPPAVSAH; from the coding sequence ATGACTACTACCCGATTTCGTGGATTCAAAATTCTTGGATGGTGCGCTGCTATTTTGCTCGTAATACTCGCGATTTGCATCGTGGTAATGCTGACTTTCGACTGGAATCGGGCCAGACCCTGGCTCAACCAGCGCGTGAGTGAAGCGGCTGGTCGTCCTTTCGCCATTCGCGGTGACTTATCGCTGCACTGGCTGCGACCACAGGAAGAGCAGGGCTGGCATGCCTGGATTCCATGGCCGCAACTGACCGCCAAAGATATTGTGCTGGATAACACGGATTGGGCCAAAACCGGCCAGCATATGATCGAAGTCGCGCAGGTCACTTTTTCGTTGCGTCTGCTGCCCTTATTAGAAAAGAAAATCGTCCTGCCAGAACTGCAATTGGATACGCCGCTGGTCATGCTGGAACGCGCCGCCGATGGCAAAAATAACTGGACCTTTCCACCTAGCGCGCCTAGCAAATGGGAAGTGGATTTACAAAAATTAGTGCTCGCAAAAGGCACAGTACGTTTGCTTGATCCGTTACAGAAAATCGATATCAAAGCCAATATCGACACGCTACCAATAACGAGTAAAGAAGGTTACGGCATCGGTTGGAACGTCGCTGGCAATTTCAATAAAGCCCCAATGACCGGCAGTGGTAAAGCTGGCGCGGTGTTATCGCTGCAAAACAGCAGCACGCCGTATCCGCTGCAAGCCAGCGTGCGCGTCGGTAAAACGGCAATCGATATCCAGGGTAATTTAACTAAACCTAGCGATCTGGCAGCGCTTGACCTGCGGCTCAAAGTTTCTGGTGCCAGCATGGATGCCTTATATCCGCTCACCGGAATTGTGTTGCCAGCCACGCCACCGTTTTCGACAGAAGGGCGCTTAATCGGAAAACTGCAAGGTGCAAATAGCAGCTGGACCTACGAAAAATTTAGCGGACACGTCGGCGAAAGCGATTTAGGAGGCACGCTGACCTATATCGCGAAAAAACCCCGTCCTTTGCTGCAAGGTAATCTGGTCTCGAACCAATTACGACTGCAAGATTTAGGACCGCTGATCGGAGCCGATTCGAATGCCAGCAAAGCCAACCGTGGTGCAACCAAAATGCAGCCCGCCAACAAAGTATTGCCCACAGAAGAATTCAATACCGAACGCTGGGGCAGTATCGATGCGGATGTAAATTTTGTTGGACACAAAATCATCCGCAGCGAAGAGCTGCCGATTCAGAATCTCAAGGCCGATATCCATCTGAACAACAGTTTGCTGTCTTTGACGCCACTGAACTTTGGTGTGGCGGGTGGCAATCTGGTCTCCACGATCAAGCTCGATGGCAGCAACAAGACGATTAAAGCCGATATCGCGCTGTCGGCACGCCATCTCAAGATCAAACAGCTGTTTCCGAAGCTGGAATCGACCCGTGCCAGCCTTGGCGAGATAAATGGCGATGCAGCACTGTCGGGCACCGGGAACTCCGTAGCGAGCCTGCTGGCGACCTCTAACGGTGAGCTGAAAACCTTAATCAACCAAGGCACGATGAGCAAATTCATCCTCGAAGCCGCAGGTCTGAACATCGGTAACGTGGTGCTGAGCAAGCTTTTCGGCGACAAGCAGGTGAAATTGAATTGTCTTGCCAGCGATTTTTCGATCACGCATGGCCTGATGCAGACCCGCACGTTCTTGCTGGATACCGATGACGCGATTATTGATATCAGCGGTCAAATTAATCTGGCGAATGAGACTCTGGCGTTAAATATCCGGCCAAAAAGCAAAGGACTACGGATAATTTCGCTCAGATCGCCTCTATACATCGCTGGCACCTTTAAAAATCCTGACGTAGGGGTAGACAAAGGGGTACTGGCGTTAAAGGCTGGTGGCGCGATTGCGCTCGGTATTCTGGCCCCCGTCGCCGCGTTGGTGCCGTTGATTAATCTTGGTTCCGAACAGCAAACCGATTGCGCCAGTTTGCTTGGGACGGTCAAATTGAAACCTTCTGCGCCAAAACTGACCTCTACACCTCCACCACCAGCTGTCTCTGCGCATTAA